A single genomic interval of Nostoc commune NIES-4072 harbors:
- the cobD gene encoding threonine-phosphate decarboxylase CobD, with protein MRQPAHGGNLAWAAALAGCPPDAILDFSASISPLGPPNSAIAAILSQLGSLKHYPDPNYSELRLALSHFHQLPPEWILPGNGSAELLTLIGRELAQLAATILITPAFGDYYRTLKSYNAKVLECPLISYEQRVLSAELPVLLSTQHLARAKRPATANSTHCGLLLNNPHNPTGKLFSRDSILPYLEQFALVVVDEAFMDFVPPNEEQSLIPVVQEYKNLVVLRSLTKFYSLPGLRLGYAIAHPDCLAKWQLWRDPWPVNTLAAAAAIAALQDTEFQQQTWAWLPPARNQLFQGLAEISGLQPQVSAANFLLVESQQSTLQLQQQLLKHHQILIRDCLSFKELGDRFFRVAIREESDNQRLLIALSREWGVGSGE; from the coding sequence ATGCGGCAACCTGCACACGGGGGAAATTTAGCCTGGGCAGCAGCACTGGCTGGCTGTCCCCCTGATGCTATTCTGGATTTTTCTGCTAGCATCAGCCCGTTGGGGCCTCCTAATAGCGCGATCGCTGCTATACTGTCCCAACTTGGTAGTCTTAAGCACTATCCAGACCCAAACTATAGTGAACTGAGACTAGCTCTCAGTCACTTCCATCAATTGCCGCCTGAGTGGATTCTGCCGGGTAACGGCTCCGCAGAATTACTCACTCTCATAGGTAGGGAATTAGCTCAATTAGCCGCGACAATTTTAATAACTCCAGCCTTTGGCGACTACTACCGAACCCTGAAGTCGTACAACGCTAAAGTGCTGGAGTGTCCCCTAATTAGTTATGAGCAACGAGTGCTGAGTGCTGAGTTACCAGTTTTACTGAGCACTCAGCACTTAGCACGGGCTAAACGCCCCGCTACCGCTAACAGCACTCACTGTGGACTATTGCTGAATAATCCCCACAATCCAACCGGAAAACTATTTTCGCGGGACTCTATTTTGCCCTACTTGGAGCAATTTGCTTTGGTTGTGGTGGATGAAGCATTTATGGATTTTGTGCCGCCTAATGAGGAACAAAGCCTGATTCCGGTGGTGCAGGAATATAAAAACTTAGTAGTATTGCGATCGCTAACCAAATTTTACAGCCTCCCAGGACTGCGATTAGGATATGCGATCGCCCACCCCGACTGCCTAGCTAAATGGCAGCTATGGCGTGACCCTTGGCCCGTAAACACGCTAGCGGCGGCGGCAGCAATTGCGGCACTCCAGGATACGGAGTTTCAGCAGCAAACCTGGGCATGGCTACCACCTGCACGAAACCAACTCTTTCAGGGTTTGGCTGAAATATCAGGATTACAACCCCAAGTAAGTGCTGCTAACTTTTTACTGGTTGAGTCTCAACAGTCTACTTTGCAGTTACAGCAACAATTACTCAAGCATCACCAGATTTTAATCCGCGATTGCCTTAGTTTTAAAGAACTAGGCGATCGCTTTTTCCGGGTTGCTATACGTGAAGAGTCTGATAACCAACGCTTACTAATAGCGTTGAGTAGGGAGTGGGGAGTGGGGAGTGGGGAGTAA
- a CDS encoding dihydrolipoyl dehydrogenase family protein encodes MTIDYDVVIIGGSLAAYHAALAATQLRATVALVEPKGDYGFTHHHTLTEIGKLAQKLNDAASFGIHATHADTSEECNISMAWQEAMLYAQCVASNLKEQHSPAILAASGVDIIVGSGQFQSSPQLAFAVNNRLLRARTYLLASGSRPEIPDIEGLQATGYLTLSNIWQSLQRGTLPKNLVIIGGIPQSIEIAQTLARFGCSVTLVVKHPYVLPNIDPEIAILLQAQLEVEGVRVFTERPVTQVRLIEDKKWIQAGDKAIETDEILVATGQQPNLESLNLATVGVKWHRRSLVVNDKLQTTNHRIYACGDVIGGYDFANIANYEAKIALNNALFFPRLRVDYRFIPWAMFSVPMMAQVGLTETQAKRQFCQDEVLVLRQYFKTVAAAQLRDETTGICKLIVLENGEILGAAILGAEAGELINLIALAMSQKIKIKDLANLSPVYPSFSEILEQAAREWSKQRLNSNIALQEFLEGFFHFRRNWNL; translated from the coding sequence ATGACTATTGACTACGATGTTGTAATTATTGGCGGCAGTCTTGCTGCATACCACGCTGCTCTTGCTGCAACCCAACTACGTGCTACAGTTGCCCTGGTGGAACCTAAAGGAGACTACGGGTTTACTCATCATCATACTCTTACCGAAATCGGTAAACTGGCGCAGAAGTTGAATGATGCCGCTAGTTTTGGTATTCATGCCACACACGCTGATACTTCAGAAGAATGCAATATATCTATGGCATGGCAAGAAGCTATGCTGTATGCTCAATGCGTCGCCTCAAATCTCAAAGAACAGCATTCTCCAGCCATCCTAGCGGCGTCGGGGGTAGATATCATCGTTGGCAGTGGTCAATTTCAATCTTCCCCTCAACTGGCTTTTGCCGTTAACAATCGCTTATTACGCGCCCGTACATATTTGCTAGCCAGTGGTTCGCGTCCAGAAATTCCAGATATTGAAGGATTGCAAGCCACTGGCTACCTAACCTTATCTAATATTTGGCAATCCTTACAGCGAGGAACCTTACCCAAAAATTTGGTAATTATCGGCGGAATTCCCCAAAGCATTGAAATTGCTCAAACTTTAGCGCGGTTTGGTTGCAGTGTGACGCTGGTAGTCAAGCACCCTTATGTTCTACCTAATATTGACCCTGAGATAGCCATATTGCTTCAAGCACAGTTGGAAGTCGAAGGTGTGCGCGTCTTCACTGAAAGACCAGTAACTCAGGTGAGGCTAATTGAGGATAAAAAGTGGATTCAAGCAGGAGATAAGGCAATTGAAACTGATGAAATTTTAGTGGCGACTGGACAACAGCCGAATCTTGAATCTCTAAATTTGGCAACAGTAGGTGTGAAATGGCATCGGCGTAGCTTGGTAGTGAATGATAAACTGCAAACTACTAACCACCGCATTTACGCCTGTGGTGATGTAATTGGTGGTTACGACTTTGCCAATATCGCTAATTATGAAGCAAAAATTGCCCTGAACAATGCCCTCTTTTTCCCCAGGTTACGAGTAGATTATCGCTTCATTCCTTGGGCAATGTTTTCTGTGCCGATGATGGCGCAAGTGGGTTTGACAGAGACACAGGCAAAACGCCAATTTTGTCAAGATGAAGTTTTAGTTTTGCGACAATATTTTAAAACAGTGGCAGCAGCCCAACTTCGGGACGAAACCACTGGTATATGTAAATTAATTGTGCTAGAGAACGGCGAAATTTTGGGAGCTGCGATATTGGGGGCAGAAGCTGGAGAGTTGATTAATTTGATTGCCTTGGCAATGTCCCAAAAAATTAAAATCAAAGATTTAGCAAATTTATCTCCCGTCTATCCGAGTTTTTCAGAAATTCTCGAACAAGCTGCAAGAGAGTGGAGTAAGCAAAGGTTAAATAGCAATATTGCTTTGCAAGAGTTTTTAGAAGGCTTCTTCCATTTCCGCCGCAATTGGAATTTGTGA
- a CDS encoding diacylglycerol/polyprenol kinase family protein, whose product MTNNDFIGLAISYIYAIGLLVLGEGLRRLFGVKPDLTRKVIHIGAGMWVFGVLLLFNHWQIGIIPFATFIGLNYLFYRYRIIGAMDTQDSSPGTVYFAISVTLLFGLLWRPEGPVDSIAIAVAGIMAMTWGDALAALIGRRFGQHKYQVGNSVRSWEGSAAMFVVSSVVIFLVLLLLPGSSLSPLAKPFSLAWALLTAVITATFATLAEAVSPHGTDNLSVPLVAAGVIWVLMQGF is encoded by the coding sequence ATGACTAATAATGATTTTATCGGACTAGCAATTTCTTATATTTACGCTATTGGTCTGCTTGTCCTTGGCGAAGGACTGCGTAGGCTATTTGGTGTAAAGCCAGATTTGACCCGCAAGGTAATCCATATTGGTGCAGGGATGTGGGTTTTCGGTGTCCTGCTACTGTTTAACCACTGGCAAATCGGAATTATACCTTTTGCTACCTTTATCGGACTTAACTACCTGTTTTACCGCTACCGAATCATCGGCGCAATGGATACCCAGGATAGCTCCCCTGGTACAGTTTATTTCGCTATCTCAGTGACGCTGCTTTTCGGGCTACTATGGCGACCAGAGGGGCCAGTAGATAGCATTGCGATCGCAGTAGCTGGGATAATGGCGATGACCTGGGGTGATGCACTAGCAGCATTAATCGGTAGACGCTTCGGGCAGCATAAATACCAAGTGGGAAATTCTGTGCGTTCTTGGGAAGGTTCGGCAGCAATGTTTGTAGTGAGTTCAGTAGTGATTTTCTTAGTGCTGTTGCTGCTACCAGGTTCCTCGCTGAGTCCCCTAGCAAAACCTTTTAGTTTGGCATGGGCCTTATTGACGGCGGTAATAACTGCTACTTTCGCCACCCTAGCAGAGGCAGTCTCACCCCACGGTACTGATAACCTTAGCGTGCCTCTAGTAGCGGCAGGAGTGATATGGGTTTTGATGCAGGGCTTTTAA